The Candidatus Nanohalovita haloferacivicina genome has a window encoding:
- the ftsY gene encoding signal recognition particle-docking protein FtsY has protein sequence MLEKFKDSVKDFSSSVKSKVAEKELDEDTLNPLLEELRLKLLQSNVSLEAAEAIEEELREKLLGQEVGRGKVQETVDNAVEEVLLELLDDSFNFEEKLDEADEPPVVFFIGFNGSGKTTSVAKMASKLKDRGVVMGAGDTFRAASIEQLEEHGENLDVKVISHEYESDPAAVGYDTVEHAKNEGKVALVDTAGRSHADQNLMNELDKMIRVNEPDITFLVVDALAGNDVLEQAEAYEDMFDAVIVTKMDVDENGGAIISISERSGKPVAFLGTGQGYEDIREFDKEEFVEEILE, from the coding sequence ATGCTAGAAAAGTTCAAGGACTCAGTAAAAGACTTCTCATCCAGCGTAAAGAGCAAGGTAGCGGAAAAAGAACTAGACGAAGACACACTCAACCCACTACTTGAAGAGCTCAGACTGAAACTGCTCCAAAGCAATGTATCTCTGGAGGCAGCAGAGGCCATAGAAGAAGAACTCCGAGAAAAGCTTCTGGGCCAGGAAGTCGGCCGAGGAAAAGTACAGGAAACAGTAGACAACGCAGTCGAAGAAGTACTCCTTGAACTGCTTGATGACAGCTTCAACTTTGAAGAAAAACTTGATGAAGCAGATGAACCTCCTGTAGTATTCTTCATAGGGTTTAACGGCTCTGGAAAGACAACAAGTGTGGCAAAAATGGCCTCAAAACTCAAAGATCGAGGAGTAGTAATGGGCGCCGGCGACACATTCAGAGCAGCATCCATCGAACAGTTGGAAGAGCACGGAGAAAACCTCGACGTCAAGGTAATCAGCCACGAGTACGAGTCAGATCCAGCTGCAGTAGGATATGACACTGTTGAACACGCCAAAAATGAAGGCAAAGTAGCACTGGTCGATACTGCGGGAAGAAGCCACGCGGACCAGAACCTGATGAACGAACTGGACAAAATGATAAGAGTCAACGAACCAGACATCACATTCCTGGTCGTAGACGCACTCGCAGGAAACGACGTACTTGAACAGGCAGAGGCCTATGAAGACATGTTCGACGCAGTTATTGTTACAAAGATGGATGTAGATGAAAACGGCGGAGCAATTATCTCGATAAGCGAGAGATCAGGTAAACCGGTAGCATTCCTTGGCACAGGCCAGGGCTATGAAGATATCAGGGAGTTCGATAAAGAAGAATTCGTAG
- the pfdA gene encoding prefoldin subunit alpha, giving the protein MSNQQEQMQKYQQLQQQMEQIQDYMEEVEEKTEEIKQSIEGVKGLEDAEEGSEILAPVGEAAYVKAELKDTEKVMVNIGGGTHQEKDREGAVEALEEKQDNLEETQSQLEQNLQQVQQQLQQIQMQLQQQQQQAQQEE; this is encoded by the coding sequence ATGTCAAACCAACAAGAACAGATGCAGAAGTACCAGCAGCTACAGCAACAGATGGAGCAAATCCAGGACTACATGGAAGAAGTAGAAGAAAAGACAGAGGAAATCAAACAGAGCATCGAAGGAGTAAAAGGCCTTGAAGACGCAGAAGAAGGAAGCGAAATCCTTGCACCTGTAGGAGAAGCAGCCTACGTGAAGGCCGAACTCAAAGACACAGAAAAAGTAATGGTCAACATCGGCGGTGGAACACACCAGGAAAAAGACCGTGAAGGCGCAGTCGAAGCACTTGAAGAGAAACAGGACAATCTGGAAGAAACTCAGAGCCAGCTAGAACAGAACCTACAGCAGGTTCAACAGCAGCTCCAGCAGATCCAGATGCAGCTTCAGCAACAGCAGCAACAGGCCCAGCAGGAAGAATAA
- the rpl18a gene encoding 50S ribosomal protein L18Ae, with protein MTVYTFSGEINLGRSTHGFEREVDAESENHAEEKLYAELGSEHSIPRSKITIEDVSEQE; from the coding sequence ATGACTGTATACACATTTTCAGGAGAAATTAATCTGGGACGAAGCACCCACGGCTTTGAGAGAGAAGTCGATGCAGAGTCCGAGAACCACGCTGAAGAGAAGCTTTACGCAGAACTCGGCAGCGAACATTCTATCCCAAGATCAAAAATCACAATTGAAGACGTTTCCGAACAGGAGTAA
- a CDS encoding LamG domain-containing protein: MGSLESVSSDSVELEKGLRAYYRFDDAENSAGYYFSDKAGGGFEAEFGDSSRGLIDFDTSGYWRPGRVGDYSLRFNESRDTEVTFGLSSESRDSLNSGSFAVSYWLKPESTTARRWANYMMFSGSSSRVEIMDPSVDWGGIETLAVFWEKSDGSEVRVNSTSDATELDPGEWNNVLFQYDGQEFELWINGELAESNSVSTSLEPVDSPLVASGDNITWGLDNLAIYNRSFSGKEVRALSNLTDNFRKTDEWRFEAGSGSKVYNSANLDRKGVLDADSVVLDNNTNISVNGSVLDTGQNFTISFWLKSEYNEVNVLSGLDSGVFVDIDDGLSCGTYSGADIDSVGGTRFFENKWNHVSLVRDDSEFTCTVNGERLGSMQSADISSEAFVFGGNISGSRSFNIDELRLYNRSLTASNVESLGFR; this comes from the coding sequence GTGGGTTCTCTTGAGTCGGTGTCTTCAGATTCTGTAGAGCTTGAGAAAGGTCTTCGGGCGTATTACAGGTTTGATGATGCAGAGAATTCTGCAGGGTATTATTTCTCGGATAAGGCTGGTGGCGGTTTTGAGGCCGAGTTCGGGGATTCTAGTAGAGGCCTTATTGATTTTGATACTTCTGGTTACTGGAGGCCTGGAAGAGTTGGGGATTATTCTTTACGTTTTAATGAGTCGAGGGATACGGAGGTTACTTTCGGTTTGAGTAGTGAGAGCAGGGATTCTCTGAATTCTGGTTCTTTTGCTGTTAGTTACTGGTTGAAGCCTGAGTCGACAACAGCCCGTCGTTGGGCTAATTATATGATGTTTTCTGGGTCTTCTTCCAGGGTTGAGATAATGGATCCTAGTGTTGATTGGGGCGGTATTGAGACGCTTGCAGTTTTCTGGGAGAAGAGTGATGGTTCTGAGGTACGTGTTAATTCCACCTCAGATGCTACGGAGCTGGATCCTGGCGAGTGGAATAATGTTCTGTTTCAGTACGATGGCCAGGAGTTTGAGTTGTGGATTAACGGGGAGCTTGCAGAATCTAATAGTGTTTCAACTAGTTTAGAACCTGTTGATAGTCCTTTGGTGGCTTCAGGAGATAATATTACCTGGGGCCTTGACAATCTTGCTATCTACAATCGGAGTTTTTCCGGAAAAGAGGTCAGGGCCTTGAGCAACTTGACAGATAATTTCAGGAAGACTGATGAGTGGCGTTTTGAGGCTGGTTCTGGTTCTAAAGTGTATAACAGCGCTAATCTTGACAGGAAAGGTGTTCTGGATGCTGATTCTGTTGTTCTGGACAATAATACCAATATTTCAGTTAATGGTTCTGTTCTTGATACGGGCCAGAACTTTACTATTTCTTTCTGGCTGAAGTCGGAGTATAACGAGGTGAATGTTCTTTCAGGCCTTGATAGCGGTGTTTTCGTGGATATTGATGATGGTTTAAGCTGCGGTACTTATTCTGGGGCCGATATTGACAGTGTCGGTGGTACGAGGTTTTTCGAGAATAAGTGGAATCATGTCTCTCTGGTTCGTGATGACAGCGAGTTTACCTGCACGGTTAACGGAGAACGGTTGGGAAGCATGCAGTCCGCTGATATCAGTTCTGAGGCCTTTGTATTTGGTGGAAATATCAGTGGTTCGAGGAGTTTCAACATAGATGAGCTTAGATTGTATAATAGAAGTCTGACAGCATCGAATGTGGAGAGCCTGGGGTTTCGGTAG
- a CDS encoding exosortase/archaeosortase family protein produces the protein MNTASQDNVFTTADLTERQEKLNKTLLFMIKLLAAGAVFHLILNIYPDTTTLQIALAQQVDAVLSTIGLNLQQEGIYLISEKARYYITQDCLGWKSMAMFTGLVFAGSAKFRNHLKYVFGGIILIYLANIVRVVSTIYLAEAGIISFGVIHGFLWKWGLTALVLVMWITWFNYAEIEEEAHVLEREIKKAYKDISENR, from the coding sequence ATGAATACCGCGAGTCAAGATAACGTGTTCACCACAGCAGACCTAACAGAACGCCAGGAAAAACTCAACAAGACACTTCTATTCATGATAAAACTCCTGGCCGCAGGAGCAGTATTCCACCTCATACTCAACATCTACCCGGATACAACCACACTACAGATCGCGCTCGCCCAACAGGTCGACGCAGTACTATCCACAATAGGCCTCAACCTCCAACAAGAGGGAATATACCTCATCAGCGAAAAAGCCCGATACTACATAACACAGGACTGCCTGGGATGGAAATCAATGGCCATGTTCACAGGCCTCGTATTCGCAGGATCAGCAAAATTCAGAAACCACCTCAAATACGTATTCGGTGGAATAATCCTCATCTACCTGGCAAACATCGTCAGAGTAGTATCCACAATATACCTCGCAGAAGCAGGAATAATATCCTTCGGAGTAATCCACGGATTCCTCTGGAAATGGGGTCTCACAGCACTAGTTCTCGTAATGTGGATAACATGGTTCAACTACGCAGAAATCGAGGAAGAAGCTCACGTCCTGGAAAGAGAAATCAAGAAGGCCTACAAAGATATCTCAGAAAACCGCTGA
- a CDS encoding DUF460 domain-containing protein yields MSKKPLIIGIDPGSTSAVAAINLQGEIKLLHSSKNFPPSQIIEKIIETGKPIVVTSDKAKMPSKVDKIASSLGAETYVPDRDLEQDKKKELGHGENSHEIDAAASAINAYNNMQREIRKIEKFSNELEEEKTVIADRYFSNQPIRQQNQENKEEQEQEPQKINVEESRPEKEEVDPEKERMEAKIQNLEEQVNELKSEMGEMEAENDRLRGKVDKIKEEDRQEVLKEQEITKREAKLKKKNSRIQELEEKLEKTEIREEQYKKALKKLSNGGELIEIVTHRTDQVPDKSLTRSEELKEKLEARGFNIRHVEEVEAVELERYAVVEEFPKAKNFRKVIDEYRESR; encoded by the coding sequence ATGAGTAAAAAACCACTGATAATAGGAATAGATCCCGGAAGCACATCCGCAGTAGCAGCCATCAACCTACAAGGCGAAATAAAACTTCTACACTCATCCAAAAACTTCCCGCCAAGCCAGATAATCGAAAAAATAATAGAGACAGGTAAACCCATAGTAGTCACCTCCGACAAAGCCAAAATGCCCTCCAAAGTAGACAAAATAGCATCATCGCTCGGAGCAGAAACATACGTACCAGACAGAGACCTGGAACAAGACAAAAAGAAAGAACTGGGCCACGGAGAAAACTCGCACGAAATAGACGCAGCGGCCTCAGCAATCAACGCCTACAACAACATGCAGAGAGAAATAAGAAAAATAGAGAAATTCTCCAACGAACTCGAAGAAGAAAAAACAGTAATAGCCGACAGATACTTCTCAAACCAGCCAATACGACAACAAAACCAGGAAAACAAAGAAGAACAGGAACAGGAACCACAGAAAATAAACGTGGAGGAATCAAGGCCTGAAAAAGAAGAAGTGGATCCGGAAAAGGAGAGAATGGAGGCCAAAATCCAGAATCTGGAAGAACAGGTAAACGAACTCAAATCGGAAATGGGAGAAATGGAGGCCGAAAACGACAGACTCCGCGGCAAAGTTGACAAAATAAAGGAAGAAGACCGGCAGGAAGTCCTCAAAGAACAAGAAATAACCAAAAGAGAGGCCAAACTCAAAAAGAAAAACTCCAGAATACAGGAACTTGAAGAAAAACTGGAAAAAACAGAGATACGAGAAGAACAATACAAAAAGGCCCTGAAAAAACTTTCAAACGGCGGAGAACTCATAGAGATAGTAACCCACAGAACAGACCAGGTACCGGACAAATCCCTCACAAGATCAGAAGAACTCAAAGAGAAACTGGAGGCCCGAGGATTCAATATAAGACATGTAGAAGAAGTTGAGGCCGTAGAACTCGAAAGATACGCGGTTGTCGAAGAATTTCCTAAAGCTAAAAACTTCCGAAAAGTAATAGATGAATACCGCGAGTCAAGATAA
- a CDS encoding DEAD/DEAH box helicase, producing the protein MKLLNQEKLESRTYQEVIAASAKDRNTLVVLPTGLGKTVIAAMVASMKLQEGKVLFMAPTRPLVEQHLSTFKDLIQLPEVDMQVMTGSTRPDKRYELWKEKNIFFGTPQVVENDLIANEVPVEDFSLVIFDEAHRATGDYSYNFISEKMRCQRLALTASPGGSKEKIMDVAENLEINNFEVRTEDDPDVEPYIQEKEVNWTKVELNNRFENAKNKMEDAYRTQLKKLKNMGQISSISNVRKTDLLNLRGKISSKLSQSDDSELYAAISHVATALKISQAIELLETQGVSQCYEYIKGLENDDSKAAGRALADDDFQKAKAMVEYLMKKEEEHPKVEKLVNMLEDLGKDEKALIFTEYRNSTEKIVERLSEEGHNATKFIGQQGDEGMSQTQQIETLEEFEAGKYNAVVSTSIGEEGLDIPAVDKVIFYEPVPSAIRSIQRAGRTGRQESGEVHVLIAENTRDEGYYWSAHHKKKNMNKVLQQLKNEDLGQEQQTLQNYNDESKVTKLDDDEEDTDNVKVIADDRENSIAKELSRKNIEVDKQRLDVADFLISEDTAIERKKAEDFVDSMIDQRLFDQIQELQQFANPMIVIEGRNLYNHRDVDPDAIRGAMASVALDYGMPIVWTENEKDTAEMLESMARREQEDKEKDVAVRGTSEGKSRKERMQFVVAGLPGVNTKIAERLLKEFESIQKIFTASEEELKQVEGIGDKKAESIRKMISQSYE; encoded by the coding sequence GTGAAACTTCTAAACCAGGAAAAACTCGAATCCAGAACATACCAAGAAGTAATCGCGGCCTCCGCCAAAGACAGAAACACACTAGTCGTCCTACCCACAGGCCTCGGAAAAACAGTAATCGCCGCAATGGTAGCATCCATGAAACTCCAGGAAGGCAAAGTCCTCTTCATGGCCCCAACAAGACCACTAGTAGAACAACACCTATCCACATTCAAAGACCTCATCCAACTACCAGAAGTCGACATGCAGGTAATGACAGGAAGCACAAGACCAGACAAAAGATACGAACTCTGGAAAGAAAAAAACATCTTCTTCGGAACACCACAGGTAGTGGAAAATGATCTGATCGCAAACGAAGTACCAGTAGAAGACTTCTCACTCGTAATATTCGACGAGGCTCACAGAGCAACAGGAGACTACTCATACAACTTCATCAGCGAAAAAATGCGGTGCCAGAGACTTGCACTAACAGCATCTCCAGGAGGAAGCAAAGAAAAAATCATGGATGTAGCAGAAAACCTGGAAATCAACAACTTCGAAGTCCGCACAGAAGACGACCCGGACGTAGAACCATACATACAAGAAAAAGAAGTCAACTGGACCAAAGTCGAACTCAACAACAGATTCGAAAACGCAAAAAACAAGATGGAGGACGCATACAGAACACAACTCAAAAAACTCAAGAACATGGGCCAGATCTCCTCCATCAGCAACGTCCGGAAAACAGACCTTCTCAACCTCAGAGGAAAAATCAGCTCCAAACTATCACAAAGCGATGACTCAGAACTATACGCAGCAATCAGCCACGTAGCAACAGCCCTCAAAATATCACAGGCAATAGAACTCCTCGAAACACAGGGCGTATCACAGTGCTACGAATACATCAAAGGCCTCGAAAACGACGACTCCAAGGCCGCAGGAAGAGCACTCGCCGACGACGACTTCCAGAAAGCCAAGGCCATGGTAGAGTACCTCATGAAAAAAGAGGAAGAACACCCAAAAGTCGAAAAACTTGTCAACATGCTAGAAGACCTCGGAAAAGACGAAAAAGCACTGATCTTCACAGAATACAGAAACTCCACCGAAAAAATAGTAGAAAGACTGAGTGAAGAAGGCCACAACGCAACAAAATTCATCGGCCAGCAAGGCGACGAAGGAATGAGCCAGACACAGCAAATAGAAACACTGGAAGAATTCGAAGCCGGCAAATACAACGCAGTAGTCTCAACAAGCATCGGAGAAGAAGGCCTCGACATACCAGCAGTCGACAAGGTAATCTTCTACGAACCAGTACCCTCCGCAATCAGAAGCATACAGAGAGCAGGAAGAACAGGCCGCCAGGAATCAGGAGAAGTCCACGTACTCATCGCAGAAAACACTCGAGATGAAGGATACTACTGGAGCGCACATCACAAAAAGAAAAACATGAACAAAGTCCTCCAGCAACTTAAAAACGAGGATCTGGGCCAGGAACAGCAGACACTGCAGAACTATAATGATGAATCCAAAGTAACCAAACTCGATGACGATGAAGAAGACACGGATAACGTAAAAGTGATAGCGGACGACAGAGAAAACTCGATAGCCAAGGAACTCTCCAGAAAAAATATTGAAGTCGACAAACAGAGACTGGATGTAGCAGACTTCCTCATATCTGAGGATACGGCCATAGAAAGAAAAAAGGCCGAAGACTTCGTCGACTCAATGATCGACCAGAGACTATTCGACCAGATACAGGAACTCCAACAGTTCGCTAACCCAATGATAGTAATCGAAGGCCGCAACCTCTACAACCACAGAGACGTCGACCCAGACGCAATCAGAGGAGCAATGGCCTCAGTAGCACTCGACTACGGAATGCCAATTGTGTGGACAGAAAACGAAAAAGACACGGCAGAAATGCTGGAATCAATGGCCCGCAGAGAACAGGAAGACAAAGAAAAAGACGTAGCAGTAAGAGGAACCAGCGAAGGAAAAAGCCGGAAAGAAAGAATGCAGTTCGTAGTAGCAGGCCTACCCGGAGTCAACACAAAAATCGCGGAAAGACTTCTCAAAGAATTCGAATCCATACAGAAAATATTTACCGCTTCGGAAGAAGAACTTAAACAAGTCGAAGGCATAGGCGATAAAAAAGCCGAATCCATCCGCAAAATGATCTCACAGAGCTATGAGTAA
- a CDS encoding ATP-binding protein: MPKISVGRNEEDREKHGLKGTGVIGKHLVGENEEAHKANTIYFDLAKPHVMGIFGKRGTGKSYSMGTIAEELQTTDVSDNLSTIVIDSMGIYWSMKRPNDRAAGMLEEWDTKPEAFDAKIYIPEGRRDEFDKKDMPYDNTFTIDPAELSAQDWAMAFDIEMNSEMGILLERAISKLQDKLGRNYDLDDINKAIKKFDFNESTVKALENRFMTAEEWGVFGDESSLDQFTTRGEMSVVDVSMYDELVRGLIVGLLGEKILRQRMAARRMEELDEMQGLDSNEMPIVWMMIDEAHEFVPNKGKTPATDTLLRWVKIGREPGVSLVLATQQPAKLHPNALSQCDVLLSHRLTAKQDIDALGEIMQTYMRHDLKHYIDALPDRAGTGLILDDNSERVYPVQMRPRKSWHAGGTPDAFED; encoded by the coding sequence ATGCCGAAGATCAGTGTAGGAAGAAATGAGGAGGACAGAGAGAAACACGGCCTCAAAGGAACAGGAGTTATCGGTAAACACCTAGTAGGGGAAAACGAGGAAGCACACAAAGCCAATACAATATACTTCGATCTGGCAAAGCCCCACGTCATGGGAATCTTCGGTAAAAGAGGAACAGGTAAATCCTACTCCATGGGAACCATTGCAGAAGAACTACAGACAACAGACGTATCAGACAACCTTTCTACGATAGTTATCGACTCAATGGGAATCTACTGGTCAATGAAAAGACCAAACGACAGAGCAGCAGGCATGCTAGAAGAATGGGACACCAAACCAGAGGCCTTCGACGCCAAAATATACATTCCAGAAGGAAGAAGAGACGAATTCGACAAAAAAGACATGCCATACGACAACACATTCACAATCGACCCAGCAGAACTCTCAGCCCAAGACTGGGCTATGGCATTCGACATCGAAATGAACTCAGAAATGGGCATCCTACTTGAAAGAGCAATCTCAAAACTACAGGACAAACTAGGCCGAAACTACGATCTTGACGACATAAATAAGGCAATCAAAAAATTCGATTTCAACGAATCAACAGTCAAGGCCCTCGAAAACAGGTTCATGACAGCAGAAGAATGGGGAGTATTCGGAGACGAATCCTCGCTCGATCAGTTCACGACAAGAGGAGAAATGTCGGTAGTCGATGTATCAATGTACGACGAACTGGTAAGAGGCCTCATCGTAGGACTGCTCGGAGAAAAAATACTAAGACAGAGAATGGCCGCAAGAAGAATGGAAGAACTCGACGAAATGCAAGGCCTTGATTCCAACGAAATGCCTATCGTATGGATGATGATTGACGAAGCCCACGAGTTTGTACCGAACAAAGGCAAGACTCCGGCCACTGACACACTTCTGAGATGGGTGAAGATCGGTAGAGAGCCAGGTGTATCGCTTGTGCTTGCAACCCAGCAACCAGCAAAACTTCACCCAAACGCACTTTCCCAGTGCGATGTACTTCTATCACACAGACTGACAGCAAAACAGGACATCGATGCATTAGGCGAAATCATGCAGACATACATGCGCCACGACCTGAAACACTACATCGATGCACTACCTGACAGAGCCGGAACAGGCCTAATACTGGACGACAACTCCGAAAGAGTCTACCCAGTACAGATGAGACCAAGAAAATCCTGGCACGCAGGAGGAACACCAGACGCATTCGAGGACTGA
- a CDS encoding LamG domain-containing protein has protein sequence MVASISMLSSTSNSLKYLDNGELSGPTPALSTTGDKEVQSSQANLQDGLQGYWRFDDPKVSRGYSLDFDGQDDYISLEDPLSQISDPANESRSVFGWVKFDSFQNEYTAFFEWTDEEGENEQIGASPSGNVKIATDGVRTSEEGSSISTGTWYHIGYVWNGDNYTVYLNGQKDYTVDPDGDDTWMNSLSNSSIGTGLDGNIDGKVDDVRVYKTNLTELEVQKLYKEKTVSRENLIFYQNFNEGPKRCDIAASNACLTDDSANGNSGTPRGFENNQLEMGSGWVRDTPLNRPAIKDYSQNSHLGTFYGGKTGELKNFDFNASSGWKEGKVGDYSLKFDGDNDYVDLSGSNSLNLTEELTLSAWIKQSSISGTYDKIISKREGNFFWFIATKSGGLYGCIGDGGDDCGSATSIPDNEWVHVALTYSEKTGTRKLYVNGDQVGSETTNRNLEAFDADVTIGADKEGTTGYFNGKIDDARIYSKALSTSEVRALYNGKQVNDRLIGRWRFEEGDRKTAYDTSDMNRRGVLDSYSVGLDSGNIKKFGLTSVDSKVTISSWVKSDQDSIDVIGGEDKYYVKDNGILYKVHAFTNVGESSLNVTGGELDVDALIVAGGGGGGSSNTGNNNGGSGGGGAGGLVYLNNYSLNSGAYTVKVGDGGSGGTTTPSFGNNGENSSFKDVKAIGGGGGGRGSDDGSDGLSGGSGGGAGNDNGLGGNSTQQDITSRGSGSDGGDVPTTNGDFGAGGGGAGEQGETIVITNPTDGGDGGKGLNFSEEFGMRYGDEGYFAGGGGGGANTGGDGSGYGGLGGLGGGGEGGGDKTHNNGYDGMSNTGGGGGGGSDGGGLGGDGGSGIVLVRYPVGTVASVNEGDYYLGIDDEVVVGSVGKSITTAEIGASWRHVSLNFNGSTQKLYIGGQERSSKQVGMDSNSSGKLIMGENLEGKADELRIYNRSLPKEEVQALAFK, from the coding sequence ATGGTAGCTTCAATTTCTATGCTTTCATCTACCTCTAATTCACTAAAATATCTTGATAATGGAGAACTGTCAGGTCCGACCCCAGCACTAAGTACTACAGGAGATAAAGAGGTTCAATCCAGCCAAGCAAATCTCCAAGATGGCCTACAAGGATACTGGCGATTTGACGATCCCAAGGTTTCTAGAGGTTACAGCCTGGATTTTGATGGGCAAGATGACTACATCTCTTTAGAAGATCCACTATCTCAAATTTCTGATCCAGCAAATGAATCCAGATCTGTTTTTGGATGGGTTAAGTTTGATTCTTTCCAAAATGAGTATACCGCGTTTTTCGAATGGACAGATGAAGAAGGCGAAAACGAACAGATAGGTGCTAGTCCGAGTGGAAATGTGAAGATTGCTACGGACGGTGTCAGGACTTCGGAAGAAGGCAGTAGTATATCAACAGGAACTTGGTACCACATAGGTTATGTTTGGAATGGAGACAACTACACAGTATATCTTAATGGCCAAAAAGATTATACTGTAGATCCAGATGGCGATGATACATGGATGAACTCTTTAAGCAATTCCTCCATAGGAACAGGCCTTGATGGAAATATTGATGGGAAGGTGGATGACGTTAGAGTCTATAAAACTAATTTAACCGAACTAGAAGTTCAGAAACTTTACAAAGAAAAGACTGTTTCACGCGAAAATCTTATATTTTATCAAAACTTCAATGAGGGCCCGAAAAGATGTGATATTGCTGCTTCTAATGCCTGTCTCACAGATGATTCTGCAAATGGTAATAGTGGAACTCCTCGAGGATTTGAGAATAATCAGCTGGAAATGGGCAGTGGCTGGGTCAGGGATACACCGCTAAACAGGCCTGCAATAAAGGACTACTCTCAGAATTCGCATCTTGGAACATTTTATGGCGGGAAAACTGGAGAACTCAAAAATTTCGATTTCAATGCTTCGAGCGGTTGGAAAGAAGGCAAAGTAGGAGATTACTCTTTGAAGTTTGACGGAGATAATGATTATGTTGATCTCTCAGGTTCTAATTCGTTAAATTTGACGGAAGAGCTGACACTTTCGGCCTGGATAAAACAGAGTTCTATCTCAGGAACATATGATAAGATTATATCTAAGAGAGAAGGGAACTTTTTCTGGTTCATTGCTACCAAATCTGGAGGATTATATGGGTGCATTGGAGATGGAGGGGATGACTGTGGCTCGGCAACAAGTATTCCAGATAATGAATGGGTTCACGTCGCATTAACATATTCAGAGAAGACAGGAACCAGGAAGTTGTATGTTAACGGCGATCAAGTAGGTTCAGAAACCACAAATAGAAACCTTGAAGCTTTTGATGCAGATGTTACAATAGGCGCTGATAAGGAAGGAACAACTGGTTATTTCAACGGTAAGATAGATGACGCCAGAATATACTCAAAGGCCCTTTCTACTTCTGAAGTTAGGGCTCTATACAATGGCAAACAGGTTAATGATAGACTAATTGGCAGATGGAGATTTGAGGAAGGTGATAGGAAAACAGCTTATGATACTTCAGACATGAATAGAAGAGGAGTTCTAGATAGCTATTCTGTGGGTTTAGATAGCGGCAATATAAAGAAATTCGGTCTTACCAGCGTTGATAGTAAAGTAACTATTTCTTCCTGGGTAAAATCTGATCAAGATTCCATTGACGTGATAGGAGGCGAAGATAAGTATTATGTCAAGGATAATGGAATTCTCTACAAGGTTCATGCATTTACAAACGTAGGAGAATCTTCTCTAAATGTCACTGGTGGAGAATTAGACGTAGACGCCCTTATAGTTGCAGGTGGTGGCGGAGGAGGATCCTCAAATACTGGAAATAATAATGGAGGCTCAGGAGGAGGTGGAGCAGGAGGCCTCGTATATCTGAATAATTATAGTCTAAATTCAGGCGCCTACACCGTTAAAGTTGGAGATGGAGGTAGTGGAGGAACAACTACGCCATCTTTCGGCAATAACGGCGAAAACTCGAGCTTTAAAGATGTAAAAGCTATCGGAGGCGGAGGCGGTGGTAGAGGATCTGATGATGGTTCAGATGGTCTTAGCGGCGGATCTGGCGGTGGAGCAGGCAACGATAATGGTTTAGGAGGAAACTCAACCCAGCAAGATATTACTTCAAGAGGCTCAGGCAGCGATGGTGGAGACGTACCTACCACTAACGGAGACTTTGGTGCTGGAGGAGGCGGAGCAGGAGAGCAGGGCGAGACTATCGTAATAACTAATCCTACCGACGGTGGAGACGGTGGTAAAGGCCTAAACTTCTCTGAAGAGTTCGGTATGAGATACGGAGACGAAGGATATTTCGCCGGTGGAGGTGGCGGAGGAGCAAATACAGGTGGAGATGGTTCTGGTTATGGAGGCCTAGGCGGATTAGGAGGCGGTGGTGAAGGTGGAGGCGACAAGACGCATAACAATGGATATGACGGCATGTCGAACACTGGTGGAGGTGGCGGCGGAGGAAGTGATGGTGGAGGCCTCGGTGGTGACGGAGGTTCTGGTATTGTTCTAGTTCGCTATCCTGTAGGTACTGTTGCCTCTGTAAATGAAGGAGACTATTATCTAGGTATTGATGACGAAGTAGTTGTTGGTTCTGTTGGAAAAAGCATAACAACCGCAGAGATTGGGGCCTCATGGCGGCACGTATCTTTAAACTTCAATGGCTCAACTCAAAAACTGTATATCGGAGGCCAAGAAAGATCCTCAAAGCAGGTTGGAATGGACTCTAATTCCTCTGGAAAATTAATTATGGGCGAAAATCTAGAAGGAAAAGCTGATGAGCTAAGGATCTATAATCGCAGTCTTCCAAAAGAGGAAGTTCAAGCTCTAGCATTCAAATAA